In Setaria italica strain Yugu1 chromosome IX, Setaria_italica_v2.0, whole genome shotgun sequence, the genomic stretch GGATGAGCTATTTGCTTTCGCGGACCCTTACTGCTGCGGCTACAAGCTGGTCggagccggtggtggtggcttcGCGCTGCTGCTTGCCAAGAACCCGAGCTGCGCCAAAGAACTTAGGCAAGCTCTTCACGAGTCCACCTTTGATGTGAAGGCGTACGATTGGAACATCGTTATGCCACGATGATGAGTTGGTGCACTGGTGCCTGACATGTAGAGTACACATCTTTCTATCCATCCTGGTTGATAGAGGTTGTCTGCGGTCTGCGGAGTAGCTGGTTCATATGTATAGTAcaattttttttcgagaatattTGTGTTATGGCTGTTTTCTTCGTATGTTATTGAGCATCAATAGAGTTTtaatgatctgttgtattcctCTTGCAAGTCTTCTCTAACGTAATGGGAATCTTGATAATTTAATCGTTGAGCATTGTGGTTTTGGCGTGCCGGCACGTTTCTCCAACCCTGTTCAGGTTTCTTTTCTTTAGTTGGTGGTAACCGAGAATCTCAGTCCTCGGTATGCAATTTTCAAAGTGGATTTTGAATCCGACAATTGTAATTGGCTGAAATTGCAACAAAATTCTAGGCCGAACCTAAACTTGCCCGTATTTTTTGCGGCACTAAATTTGTTCGTACAGGGAATCATTGTATCTGTTCTGGGTTCCGTCCGTGCTTGTCCTCACCTTTTCCCAGCATCGTCAATTCGTCATGCTTTGATTGGTTGGTAGCCGAATGCCCCCGAAAGTCACTGATCCAGTGTCTCCTGGAACAGTCCCCATTTCGCCCAGGCAAAGGCAACCGCGGACAACCGGGTACTGCTGGAGATCGCGATATCAATTCCAGGGCCGCCATGGAATTTGTCCCCTGTGACTGCGAGCGAGGGAGTACACCGACACGATCGAGCAGCACCTGTTCATCACTACTACTAGTCTACCACCAGCACACCCACATGTGTGTTGATCTGTCGCACCAGCTTACAGCCTAGCTCTTGATCTGCAAGAACTGATGAAGCTGTCGCTGGTGCTGTAAATGCAGAAACACTGAGAAGCGCGGTCGATCGATGCAAAAATGATCCATGTTACCATTGCATTGTACAATgttatggagagagagagatctagTCTATATAGAaaccaataaaaaaaatggagatCCAAGCTCTGATCATCCAAATGCACGCCCCCCACCAACCCAATGCAAGAAGAACTCAACTCACTCCCAATGGAGATCTCAATCAATCACAAAGAAAAGAAGGACGAGAGAGGATGCTAATAACTAATTAGCTATCACAGGAGGAGAGCGAGAGCGACCGCAGCGACGACGgatccggcgccggcgacggcccggagctcggcggcggaggggtgggcgccggccggggcggaggccTGCAGGAAGCCCTCGGGCGCCTcggcggccggcgtgggcgcGAGGGCGGCGAGGTCGCTGGCGGAGGGCTGCAGGTAGGTGCCGTTGGCCATGGGCACGTCGACCCAGAGCTTCTGGCCCTTGCGGCAGTGTCCCGGGGCACCGCTGGTGTAGTAGGCGCGGCCGGGCGTGGTGAGGTTGAAGACGGAGTTGCCGTCGGCGAGCTTGAGCACGGGGTTGGCCAGGTCGCAGGCGGCGAAGGCCTCCGGCGTCACCTGCAGCACCGAGTCCTGGCTGGGCGGGTACAGGAACCCTGCGTGCGAGGCAGTGAGTGAATCCATGGCTCAAGTCACCAAGAAGTAGCAGCAGCTGGACTTACAGATGGAGTCGCCGAGCGCGAAGTGGACGGACTTGGCCCAGCTCTTGTAGACGTCGGGCTTGGAGGGCGGCGGCACGCCCCAGGCGTCGAGGTCGCCCACCTTGTACATGGCGCCGGCGCACCCGCCCGCCAGGAGCAGCAGCACGGCCGCCGATGCCAATGCCGCCCGCGCACGCATCCTGCTGCCTGTGCTGCTTCGCTTTGCTAGCTCTACCGGCTGCTCACTGTCTCTTTTTGGTGCACAGCGACTGCTCGTTTTCTTTCCTTCGCCCGCGGCAGCAGCGCAGCGGCGGGTTACTCTATTTATGAGGGAGGGGATGGGCAAGTGCAACGGGTGGATTTGACAATTTGACACACCAAGAAGAGCAGAGCAGAGGTGTCGCGGCTCGAGCCATGTGCCGCGCCGGGATTAgaggcccccgtcgcctcgTTAAGTAACGGCTAATCACGCCGAGTCtcaaaaaaagaggaaaaaaaaaagggctgCAGGCTTTGGTTTGGTTCCAGGCGGGCGTGGCCTGGTGCGCGGCAGAATCCGGGGGCCGGCACGTGGGGCTGTGGGGGCCAGCACGTGAAAGGAATCGGGAGATCCCAGTGGAGTGATGGGCTTCTCTTCTCCGGGGTGGCACGAGCACGACCTCAGCTACCTGTGCTCGAGCTCAACAGTTGCTCGGTTTGGCCGTTACCGTCGCTGTAGAGTCAGCGTCCTCAGCTCGCTGCTCCTGCAGACCAGCCTGATGCCACGGGCCCCGGCGGCGATGTGGCAAGATGATATTTTAGAGAACTCCGCTAATTGACACAATCCAGTAGAAGAGAAGGGCTCATCAAGTAATGGTgtatggtgtgtgtgtgtgtggttgcTTTTACAATTCTGCTTACACCAAACTTATAGAAAAAGAGCATTTAATTGCCTACAAAAGCAGATGTAAAAATACACCATCATCTTGATCCGGTAGGTACGTCCAAATTGATCTCATACAGTCGCAAGGGATGCACTTGCATCTGCTTTGGCCCCACTTGCCGGTCTTACATGCGGTGTCACTTACATCCACCTACGCTATCAAccaaatatttttttcacaTTATTCGTCCATAAGACCAACCGAACACGCTTTTTTATGATCACTGCATCCGTTAGTTTTCTCTCATCTAGGATATACGATGCAGCTTTACTAGATCTATACGAGAAATCACATCCTAAACTTCTCTTGTACAATGCCTAAACAAATAAAACATGTGCCATACTGCTAATGCTGTAGGCCAGAAATCGTCGTTCCATTAGGCCCGGAAtgatttgaaagaaaaaaaaatcatgagcTATAGCTCAAGCTTTGAGCCAAAAATGCTCCGAAATTCGAAAGTCCTCGCACTCTTCCGGTAAGCCTAAACGACTTGTAGAGGGGAAAAAAGCATGTGCTTAGCTCACACATTAGGAAAGAAAACCCTgtgaaaataaagaaagcccCAAAATCTTTCGGGAATCCTGAAATGACTTCAGAAGGCAGAAAAACATGGGCTATAGGCTATAGCCACCCACCCATTCACTAAGGATGTAAAAGAAAACAGTAATGCTATAGAACATATATCTGGAATCTAAAAAAATCAGACGCTCGACATATGTTGTAATAGTTAAGTATCACTATTATTTCTGTATGTTTCAGAgtaaatgttgcatgaaacatagtatTCATATTGCGGCAGGAATTTTCTATCCAGAGTCAAACGATGTAGTCATTTTTACTTCATGTTGCAAATAGTGACCGTTAATATTGCACTAGATAATTTTTAATGTTTTTTATGTTTCGTCggatgaaaatgatatatagtTCAGGTTATGGGCCAAAAATAGATGTAGGCGGTTTCTCTCGTGGGCCACAATTGCCGaaataaaaatgatatataGTTCAGGTTATGGGCCAAAAATAGATGTAGGCGGTTTCTCTCGTGGGCCACAATTGTCCACCCAAGCTTGCAACACGTTTGAGCCCCATAAAAGCCCATCTCGCCGCACTCGCAAGTCGCAACCCTAAACCGCCGCAGTTCCTTTTGTTCCAGAACCCCCACGCAGCGGCGAGATCCATCCCCTCCCTGGAAACAAGTCGAAAAGCCCTAGCCCCCAAATCTCCCTCCCTCCTGATCCAGCAGCCAGCAGAtttccgccatggccgccgccgccgccgctgcccctgcGCCGTCCCGCAAGACGGAGACCTACACCGACACCAAGCGCCGCGACGACGTCCGCGGCGCCaacatcgccgccgcgcgcgccgtcgccgacgccgtgcGCACCTCGCTGGGGCCCCGTGGCATGGACAAGATGATCTCCTCGGGGGACCAGGAGGTCATCATTACCAATGACGGCGCCACCATCGTCTCCCGCATGTCGCTCGTCCAGCCCGCCGCGCGCATGCTCGCGGAGCTCTCCCGCTCCCAGGACGCTGCCGCGGGGGACGGAACCACCACCGTCGTCGTCCTAGCCGGATCCCTCCTCCGCCGTGCCCAGTCGCTCCTCTCCGCGGGCGcccaccccaccgccgccgccgacgccctccACCGCCTCGCCACGCGCGCCATCGAGATCCTCCACTCCATGGCCATCCCCATCGAGCTCTCCGACCGGGAATCACTCGTCAAATCCGCTTCCACTGCCCTCAACTCCAAGGTTGTTTCCCAGTACTCCACTCTCCTCTCACccctcgccgtcgacgccgccctCTCTGTGGTGGATCCCGCTCACCCGGACCTCCTCGACCTCCGTGACATCCGCATCGTCAAGAAACTTGGTGGGACTGTGGACGACACTGAGCTCGTCCGTGGCCTCATCTTCGACAAAAAGGCTAGCCACGCTGCCGGGGGACCAACTCGGGTGGAGAATGCAAGGATCGCTGTCATCCAGTTCCAAATCTCGCCACCCAAGACTGACATTGAGCAGAGCGTCATCGTGTCGGACTATGCACAGATGGACCGCATCCTCCGTGAGGAGCGCAATTATATCCTTGGGATGGTCAAGAAGATCAAGGCTGCTGGCTGCAATGTCTTGCTCATTCAGAAGAGCATCTTGCGTGATGCGGTCACTGAGTTGTCTCTGCACTATCTTGCTAAGGCAAAGATTATGGTGGTGAAGGATGTGGAGAGGGATGAGATTGAGTTTATCACCAAGACCCTGAACTGCCTTCCCATTGCCAACATTGAGCACTTCCGCGCGGATAAGCTTGGGTCTGCAGATCTTGTAGAGGAAGTTTCTGTCGGGGAGGGCAAGGTCGTGAAGATCACTGGTATCAGGGACATGGGGAGGACTGCGACTGTACTTGTCAGAGGGTCAAACCAGTTGGTCATTGATGAAGCTGAACGCAGTCTCCATGATGCCCTTTGCGTCATCAGGTAAATTGCATCTTCTGTTGAGATAATAATCTAAGCCCTACATGCTTAATTGCTTCTGAATATTTATCTCCCAAGTTCTCTTTGTATATTGTCTGGGCCAAATCTTGACACTGATGCTATATGTCACCAAAATCTGTATATACTCGTGTTATTGAGGTAGCATTGGATTAGGATTTTATTTAAAGGGTGTAAAAAATTAAGCAGACAAGGCCCTTTGTCGTTCAAGTTCAATAAACTTTCATATTCGGTTCGTGAATTAAAATGCAATagctttactccctccgtcccacaaagattgttcttttagaaaattttagacaagatagtagcaatgctaaaagtccaaagtacccctaataactcttcttaatcggatggattactgagtagaattaattatgcatgcacaaTTGCAGTAATTGTCGGACCTATTATTTAGCGAGTCTGACTTGAGCATtgatggtgggagtaaatgatcAATTCGTTAATTGGGCCAGAAGGTATTATGAGGGCCTTTGTTGGATTGTTTGAAAGTTATATGGACATTCTTTGTGGGACAAGTTTTGAAGGCTAAATGAACAGTctttgtgggacggagggagtactcgtTAGATTCGAGTACAAAAGGCTTCATGATTGCTTAATTACATGGGTTATTAGGTAGGGGATAAACATGTGGCTGTAATCATTAAGTTGCATTAAATGAAGCTTTTAGTTTATCTTGTAT encodes the following:
- the LOC101773248 gene encoding mavicyanin, with amino-acid sequence MRARAALASAAVLLLLAGGCAGAMYKVGDLDAWGVPPPSKPDVYKSWAKSVHFALGDSIWFLYPPSQDSVLQVTPEAFAACDLANPVLKLADGNSVFNLTTPGRAYYTSGAPGHCRKGQKLWVDVPMANGTYLQPSASDLAALAPTPAAEAPEGFLQASAPAGAHPSAAELRAVAGAGSVVAAVALALLL
- the LOC101774066 gene encoding T-complex protein 1 subunit delta; amino-acid sequence: MAAAAAAAPAPSRKTETYTDTKRRDDVRGANIAAARAVADAVRTSLGPRGMDKMISSGDQEVIITNDGATIVSRMSLVQPAARMLAELSRSQDAAAGDGTTTVVVLAGSLLRRAQSLLSAGAHPTAAADALHRLATRAIEILHSMAIPIELSDRESLVKSASTALNSKVVSQYSTLLSPLAVDAALSVVDPAHPDLLDLRDIRIVKKLGGTVDDTELVRGLIFDKKASHAAGGPTRVENARIAVIQFQISPPKTDIEQSVIVSDYAQMDRILREERNYILGMVKKIKAAGCNVLLIQKSILRDAVTELSLHYLAKAKIMVVKDVERDEIEFITKTLNCLPIANIEHFRADKLGSADLVEEVSVGEGKVVKITGIRDMGRTATVLVRGSNQLVIDEAERSLHDALCVIRCLVNKRFLIAGGGAPEIEMSMQLAAWAKELQGMESYCIKEYAEALEVIPYTLAENAGLNPISIVTELRNRHARGEKNTGINVRKGQITNILEENVVQPLLVSTSAITLACECVRMILKIDDIVTVR